The genome window GCATTCTAGAGCTGTTTGGTGAGACAATGTTCTTACCTATTTGTAATGCTGTTAGATAGGATTTATAAGAATGGATTAACTcattttttctctcaaaaagaaagaaaaatgtgcaCGTTTATATGTTTTTATTGATGTTAAATGCTGTGATAGGTCTTGGTGGCCTTATAAACTTTTCCTAATTATTAAACCCCTAGAAACATTACGACTGCTTTTTGTCTAATTACAACTAAAACTATATACTGTTATTAAGCCGACAATGCACTCATAATGGATCtgctttctcttcctttttgttATCATTATGTACCCATAATATTGGTTAAAAGATCTTTgtccaaataataataaataggGGACTAACTTCACAGATTGAATTTCTCTTCCTAgaaaattttaattgttttgataatCAATTTTTTCCTATATATAATTCTGTTTATTACGTACTAAAGAGATTTGTTACTATGTATTCAACTAAATTTTTAGGGGCCTTGGCTACCTCAGTTCACTAGTATGAAAACACATAAATTGATACCAAAATAATCATCATTTGAAGTTGAAAAGGCACAAAAAGTATTTCGACTGTTAGTAAAGATCTGCTCTATGATCCACTTTTAACACCGAACCGGATCGAGGTCGGATCCATTTCAGCAATCAAATGAACAAGAGACCCAACCCGGATCAATCTGATTATACCTAATTAGGAACGTGTAATGGTATGTGAGACGGACTTGTGCAATTAAACCTTCAGGGGGCAAAGCTGATAAAAGATGTGTTTTAATTATTGCTCCCTAAAGGTTAATTTCGTCGCTTATTTGGTCAGCTGCAGCTCTTATGCTTTTGTAGAGTGACCAAAATATCCCAACAAAAATCAACAATTCATATGgactaaaaataaattaatgtaCTGAttaatttgcttttttttttctagagggAGAATAACCCGGTTTAGCATATTATTATCAAGTGGCAAGGTcgatggaaaatggaaaataaCATACTTAGATTGGGTTGAGAACAATCCAGACCAATATGTTAACGGTCGAAACCATTGCAAAAAGGTTTGTAGATTTCGGTTTAAGGGCTGATTAAAGAAGAGTGATTGAAATTCCATCAGATTATGATATTGATGACAAAGACACCAAAAATACCATAACAAAGGTTTTGGAAAATCATCATGTCTGGCAATAAAAATCTGACAGAAAGGATATTACTCATTGTcgtccaaagaaaaaaaataggtaGATGGATTTGTCCATATACTAAAGTACTTATTTTTTGTCCATATAAAAATAGATAGCTAGGTCAGTAGTTAGAGTTTTTTTCCAGCAAGCACTTAACGAATAAGGAGGTAATAATGAATTAGTTTGGTAATAGTATTGGCTGATAATAATAGAGTTTATTTCCACAATAACCTCATTCTTGAAAACTATTTCCAAACTAATGCACTTTCAAAATATATTCCCTTATTAATCTACTTGTTGCCACGTGAACTTTTAGTATGGAAAGTATTCACATTTCCATCTTATATTAAGAGGTACAAATCACATCAATAGATTTTTAATACTTTTTCAATAGTTGAAATTTTGCTACTTATGTACAATCttaaagataaataaaaatatttctcTATCTATTATTGAGTTAATTAGTATTTCTCACATTAGATTGGCTCATGTAGCGTGTTAATTTTGATACTAACACTGATCTAGTtatattttctctctcctatttTTTTGGAATGTATTCTCTTttgataagtcaaaaaatgcaagagaatttttttcaaattttctttcccCTTATAGTGGAATTTTTATAGTTCACGTAAACTATGATTATTATGTATCTTGAAATATTTACTCGTACTTCaaacaatttgaatttttgcaaACTTCTTAAAATTTACAAAGTTAGGAGGCTACGATATATAAAATTGCAagtaacaagaaaaaaagaaaggaacttgTGATATAATAATCAAGAATAAAGCTAGGAAGGAATAAtggcagcaaaaaaaaaaaatggttcttCAGCAAAATCATTGCAATTTGGAGGGTGATCAACAATTTTAAAATACTAATTATGGATCCACTttccttttttaatttgtttacaGAATGTCCTTAAAGCactaaataaagaaaaactgcgtaatatataaacaaaagatttacaagttatttttttcctttcgtgGGGAGTCTACATGGCAATAACTAGATTAATAAGGGAATAAAAACTGAAAGAGCATTACTTTgggattattttttgaaaagtagATTATTTTAGCCAAAAACTCGATACTAATAGGTATGTAATTCATGTCTTAAAAATACAAAGATTTGTTAGATAATGGATGACTTAAGGAAGTAGAAAGCAccaagataattttttttttttttacaattacCAAGGTGAACTGCCTAGATAAATGCGAAATGAAATACTGTGACAGTACACTTCATGGAATTAAGCCTTCACTTCACCAAGGCGCACTTgacaaaatcaaccaaaaattgAACTGTCTAACCCAATTATACCCAATTGGAAATATTATAATAGTATAGGGTTGGTGCAATTAAGCCTTTTGGGAGCAGGGCAAGAAAAGagcttttttttgttttgggggggggggggggttactGAAATtaattaaccctcaacaaaATGCAGAACAAGGTAACTGTACATCAAATTCTAGTAATGGTAATTGATCAAAGCATAACCGCACTTGCCTTAACACCACAGGAATATTTAATAATTAGTAGTGATAGAATTTAGTAGCATCTtatgaaattaaagaaaattttgtcAGTAAATTTCCCTAATATTAATGCAATGTTTATACAGCAGTAATAGAAAGTGGTAAAAGTTGAAAAAGGTAATAAAAAACCGTATTTCGTATGTGTATCATCATACATGCCCACACATATTTGAATTCTGAATCGTGCAATGCGCAGGTTAAcacttcaaatcaaaataataaaattatttttgtcaaaaaggtTATTTGGAATGAAAAAACTGAAAGTTCAAGATGATGTCACTTTCTATCAAACTGTGTTATTTTGAATAAAAGCAACCACTCATGAATATGATATGAAATTGCCTAAACATTTGTTTAATTGTCATATATTCGTACAATTACTTCTAAAATTTTGTTCCATTTTAGAAATATTCCCTAGATTTTAAAGATATAGTTTGGTCCTAAATTTTAAATTACAAAAAATAGGGCAAGAAATTTTTATTCTCCACCTTTATTTTAGTAAAATTATTGATCTTCCACAATGATTTGTTTATTGATAAAtatgaaaatataaaagtttAGATTAGACGAGATATGATTTTAGTCTAAGAATTCTCGTGGGACTGATTGTAAGTTTAATATGTTACTTGGAAAGGAAATACAACATATACCTTAAAGAAAATATGTCATCAATATTATAACAAATAAACcaactttaatttttctttttcaaggaAAAAATAAAGCAAATTGTAGTGCAATGTAGTAGATTTTAGCAGGTAACAAATAAGATTTGTCAAGTTCACACTAAATTCTTGAGTCACTAAACTTTTTATGCTGACAGTCACCACCAAAATTATGAGATCTTGCCAAATCAATTTACTCTTAAGGCAAAAAATTGGTTTTTTCTCCAGAACTAACAAGGAAATTTACCCTATAAAGAAGGATGAAATGAAAatcttgaaaaaaagaaaagaaaagaagaaaaagaacagCCCCAAGTATGTAATATACTTGGAAATTTTAAAAGCGCacaattttctctcttgtttggaCAAGTCAAAACCCAAACAATACTGTAAACTGTCTTCCTAACCCTACAATTAATATATACATAGACATTCTGCACAACTCAAAAAAAAGCCTGCAAATGATCTTGAATTGATCAAAATACTCAACTAAATTGCCTCAATCCACAATCTTCCAATTTGCAGAGTTATTTTAAAAAGATTATGTCGCTATTGAATCCAGAAGTTAACTTTCTAATAAGTGGTAATAATAGCATAACAATTCATCTTGGTTATGTGCTAACACCATAATTCATCATTGATAGACTATTGAATCCATAACTATCCAATAAGTGGTAATGATAGTATAAATAATCATCTTGGTAATATGCCAATGCCGACATTCTAActtaaaaaagaaaggaaaaaaaaaaagataagtaTATTACTCGGAAAACCTCGACAAGTGCTGTAAAATTAATTAGCCAACCAAGATCATTCATCAATAATTATTCCCACCTATGATAAATCGTAATCATCGTTCAAGCTTCCTCATGGCCGGCACGGGCACTGTGGTCCTTGGACATTATCTGAGCAAAAATCTTCAGTGAGATTCCAATAAAGATTAGGGCGATCATGCCAAGAACAGCGGCTAAAACGCAAGTACTTGTTCTTCTATAAGAATCGCGAGTCCCAATCTTGATCAACAGCCATACTTCTGCTGCTGTAACACCAGCAGCAATCAAGGGAGCCCTGGGACTATTATCTACATTCACGGTCCATCCTTGACTTCGGGTTGTCgccattttcttcttccaaCAATAAGAGCAGAATAACAAATTAAGAGGGTTATTAGAGATGATGAAGACTTCTCTATGCAAGTAAATGAATTTACTGTCAAGTTTCCTGAATTTTTATTCCctcagaaagggaaaaaaataaaaaaaggaaagattCTGTTAGTATCTTAGGATAGTTATGCAAGTgtataagtcgagaatataCTATTGGGAAATAATTGATTGATTTCCATTACTTGCTGATTATGAATCTTGCTTGTAGCGTAAGCCTTGGACTTTAAGTCATGATAGTTTTTCCGACTTGCTCCTTGCAGTCAATGATGGAGCCAAGGGGGGCAGAAGGGGTCATGGCCCCTTAAGTTTTgagaattttaattcataatatgtaaatatatgtgtaaaataaaattgtcccccctaaatttttacaattttagtttatattatgagagttgatatatatatatatatataaattagtcATCTTTGAATGGAATGGCTTGCAAGCTTTAATTTGCCATGAATGTCTATATGCCTATTACATTCATTGTTTGGCTCACAGGTTTCAACTTGATTTACTTGCAGTTTCTAGAGAAGTAGCTACGGTTCACCAATTCTTCTCCAATTTAGTTTTCATTATCAACATTGTTACTGCATCTAGCAAATGTAATGATGAATTAAAGGAGGCTCAAGCAATTGAAGTTGCTACTAAGATTGCTGATGGTGAACTTGAAACTGGAAGGAGGCTTAATCAAATTGGCACTTTAAAACGAGCTATAGATACTTGTTGGGGTTCTCATTTAGATTCTATTTCTAGTTTACTGAAAATGTTCAATGCTACTTGTGTGGCTTTAAGTAATATTACAGTAGATGGAGGTTCATACTCCCAATGTGGAGATGCAAATTTTGCTTTGAATCAGTTGTTatcctttaagtttgttttcacTTTGCATCTTATGAAAGACATTATGGAAATTACTCATCTTCTTTGTATAGGATTGCAACGTAAATCTCAAGATATTTTGATTGCAATGCATCTTGTCTCAAGCACAACAAAGCTACTGGAGAATTTTCGAGATTCCGGATGGGATAATTTCTTGGTGAAAGTTGAATTATTTTGTGAGCAACATCAAATTGATATGCTCAATATATTGCAAGACGTGGTAGATCTCGACGTCATCATGATGAGATTAGTATGGAGCATTATTATCGAGTAGATATATTTCTTGCAACAATTGATTATCAATTGTAAGAGTTACATAGCAGGTTTAATGATCATACCGTGGAATTGCTTGTTTTGAGCACTGCTTTAGATCTTAGAAATGGAGTTATACTGTTCAAGATTGATGATATTTGTAAACTTGCAGAGAAGTTCTATCCgaatgattttatggagcaagaaCTAGTACGTCTAAGAATaaaatttcaacattttgaGCTCAACATTCCAAATCATCCTGAATTGCAAGAATTATTTGGTATTGATGAGTTATGTCAAGGCTTGGTGAAGACAAGAAAATCAGTGATATATCCTCTTATTAATAGATTGATTACACTTGTTCTTACTCTTCCTGTATCAATTGCAACTACAGAGCggcattttcaattatgaaaataatcaagacaaagctccaaaacaagatggaagataatttcttgaatgattgtctaactGTGTATATAGAAAAGAAAGTTGCTAAAAAATTTAGTAGTGATTCAATCataaatgaatttagttctatgaaagagTGTAGAGCTTAATTTACTTCTAAAAAAATATGTTGAAATTTCAAAGTATGTTGACataatttttatctttttttcaattgaaaatagttacatttatattacatggttatatatatgtatatatatatatgtatatatgtatatatatatatatatatatatatattgcataggtgacatattggagagtatcttctcataatgtgcaaATTGAATGGTTTGTaatgttataagatatttaatcaaaagttatcttttttgttaatttttgttatgattGTATCGCATATTTATgaatagacatacctttataattaaatttaatatttgatatttttagatgtcatatatttaaatagaagagaattattttgaacataatatattaagataattttattaggaaaaaattttggcccccaCCTCAAAAAAATTCTGGCTCCGTCACTGACTGCAATGTTACTTAAAGCCACACAAGTAGCATTGAACATTTTCAGTAAACTAGAAATAGAATCCAAATCAGAACCCCAACAAGTATCTACAGCTCGTTTTAACGTGCCAATTTGATTAAGCCCCCTTCCAGTTTCAAGTTCACCATTAGCAATCTTAGTAGCAACTTCAATTGCTTGAGCCTCCTTTAATTCATCATTACATTTGCTAGATGCAGTAACAATGTTGATAATGAAAACTAAATTGGAGAAGAATTGGTGAACAGTAGCTACTTCTCCAGAAGCTGCAAGTAAAGCAAGTTGAAGCCTATGATCCAAACAATGAATGTAATAGGCATATGGACATTCATGGCACATTAAAGCTTGCAAGCCATTCCATTCAAAGAtgactaatatatatatatatatatatatatcaactctcataatataaactaaaattgtaaaaatttaggggaagggggccaattttattttacacacatatttacatattatgaattaaaattctcaaaacttaagggggccatggcccccctctgcccctccTTGGCTCCATCATTGATTGCAGTAGATGGAGGTTCATACTCTCAACGTGGAGATGCAAATTTTGCTTTGAATCAGTTGTTATCCTTTGCACTTTACATCTTATGAAAGACATTATGAAAATTACTCATCTTCTTTGTATAGCATTGCAACGTAAATATCAAGATATTTTGAATGCAATGCATCTTGTCTCAAGCACAACAAAGCTACTGGAGAATTTTCGAGATTCGGGATGGGATAATTTCTTGGTGAAAGTTAAATTATTTTGTGAGCAACATCAAATTGATATCCCATGTATGAATGCTCAATATATTGCAAGACGTGGTAGATCTCGAAGTCATCATGATGAGATTAGTAAGGAGCATTATTATCGAGTGGATATATTTCTTGCAACAATTGATTATCAATTGCAAGAGTTGCATAGCAGGTTTAATGATCATACCGTGGAATTGCTTGTTTTGAGCACTGCTTTAGATCTTAGAAATGGAGTTATACTGTTCAAGATTGATGATATTTGTAAACTTGCAGAGAAGTTCTATCCgaatgattttatggagcaagaaCTA of Coffea arabica cultivar ET-39 chromosome 5c, Coffea Arabica ET-39 HiFi, whole genome shotgun sequence contains these proteins:
- the LOC140007284 gene encoding uncharacterized protein, with protein sequence MAPLCPSLAPSLIAVDGALQRKYQDILNAMHLVSSTTKLLENFRDSGWDNFLVKVKLFCEQHQIDIPCMNAQYIARRGRSRSHHDEISKEHYYRVDIFLATIDYQLQELHSRFNDHTVELLVLSTALDLRNGVILFKIDDICKLAEKFYPNDFMEQELVRLRIKFQHFELNIPNHPELQELFGIDELCQGLVKTRKSVIYPLINRLITLVLTLPVSIATTEQHFQL